GTCCTGCATCTTGACTGGATgatctagtctgtgctttctcaggatgaACACATTGAAAATAGGTCACAAGTTTGTTAGTTGTagtttgttgtgtctctggtctcccacatttttaaaatcaagtcagatttgaaaatcctctagtgtgggggcAGGTTTCTGATTAGGCCTCTTAATGATTATGTGGGTGTGGCCAAATTGAGGTTTGAGTGACAGCTGTGTTGATCTGTTATCAGTCATTTTGCCAGatcacagtcagtcacagtaGGAAAGTCACAGGTATAAACagtcaaatgaatgatggctgagttccattttgCTTCCCCAGTTTCAGGACGCATGCTGAATCTCTGTCATAATGTCCTAGCATACAGGAACTGAAGTGAACCATCGCTGATGTGAGCTGTGCTTTTCCtgttaaaacatgtaaaaagatgaaaacattcCTCCATTAGAGTTACATGACATGGAGGAcatgtatttgtcattttctaagAACGTCTGGATTCAAACgttaactgtaaaataactggCGACAAAGCAAAGTAAATCCGGTAGGTGGCAGTAACGACACAAATCACGACGACTACCCAACGAAGAAGAATATGTACGTGACGTCAAATATTTCCTAGCAGGTGTAATCGTTTGTGATAATTAACAACACCTACGTGTGTGCACGaaggtttcatttcatttcttataTGAATTCAGCGAACAACTAGAATTCACAACCTTAAAAAGTCGGTATTGGGTTAGGACTAAAGTAATTTCACGAGGAGTAACGTAACGAGATGCCCGGACCAGGACCCTGCCGGCCCCCGCCGCTGTTTCAGCCTCCGGAaagtttcctctctctttcctccgtctcctcctaACTGTTAAAACCGTGGGCGGAGAAGGAGCCGGGGAACACCAGCTTTTTCATGCAGCAGGGTAAAGGATGCCTCACCGATAGATAGCCAAGCCTAATGACGCAACGGGTTTACTCAATCCAGCAGAATATTGTGAGGGACAGGATTATACATGCAGGGTTTCCTATGACCAAAAGCAGACTGAGGACTCAGAAACTTACAGATATAACGTGACAGTTCCTTCACATCCACTTTTAAGGAAACGACCTTCTCCTCCGCACACCAGCTGAGCCACCGATGCAAACTTGAATCATGACATTGATTGCGTTACTGTTTTTAccctgtgttttcagtgcacACACGGTAGGTTTGTTAGGACCAGCCTCTTAAAACCATGCgcgactctttttttttatgtattatgcgtgcatttaaaaaaaaaaggaaacatccAAATAACTTCACTTTACGTTTGGTTTTCAGCGCATGTTAGTCCCTGGATATGAAGGAGCCACAGACACGCACAGAGAGAGCCGCAAAGGTATGTTTTACTTCGAgtcctgtgttttcatttagaggaaagaagaagagggaaggGGATGGACATCGAACAGGCAGAGAATTTTGATTTGCGGATTTTTTCTTAAGTTGTAATGATTGAAAGTAAGTTGGTTGTGCAACAGAAATCTAAAGCATGTGGGAGCTGAACAGCTGTGTTAGCTGTCATTTACTACAAGGAGCCAGGTGTATGAGGAGATTTATGTGGCTGagattaacaaaataaaagttcaagTCACTGTAGAGCTTGGAATATAATTTTTTTGATAAAGCAATGGAGTCTGTGCATTGTGCAATCACACTCTGATACCGAAGGCATACTCATGTTGGCAGGTTTTTGTTAATTATTGACATACTGACTTGAAAAATTGACAATTGACtgttaacattaaaaacatcaacttATTagtgtcagttttttttttcttttcagtatCTTTCCTGTTCCTGCATGTGCTGGTCCACGTGGTTATactttgtgtgtatttctggGATGTGACATATGTGCAGCCTATTTTTAAGCATCTTTAAGTCATATTTTGCTGCTGCTTAATGTTGCTTAATGTTGCTTCATGTTGACTTCAACATGCTTTGACTGTTGCTGCAAATACTGCTTGATGTGTTGTTCATGTTGGCTACCATATGCTTTTGTTTGCCTGGTATTGTGAATTGTGCTGTGTATTGTTGCCCTGCTTTTTCCCATTGTTTTGTTTCGTCAAGGTTGTCCCGACGTTTTGTATTACCATGAGTGTTCACAAGGCAAACTTGATTGTTTCACCTCAAGTTTCTTTATGATTTAAGTATAGTAACACTGTTTACAGGGAACATATTTTAACATCTGATCAGGGACTACAGATGAAAACTAACCCTTTAGCTAACTCTAGCATACTGTTTTTAGTGAAACTAATATGCATTGTCTatgtcaaacaaataaatgaataagataAATTAGGTTATTTTTATAACGATTATTGATACCGGTTTTTGTCATAGAGGAGTTTTAAGAAGTTAAAATTGGAACTTGTttgtattaaataaaaagacatgacAATAGTTGGCAGTTACTTTAGTGAATGATTTATCATTGCATGCTTAAAATAAACAGTCTACATGTTGCACAGCTGTAGAAGtcagtttttttacatttgtcttttgCGCATCAGTGAAAATGACTAACaattctttttccttttttccttcctctgttGCCAGTTCTGACGACAACAGACAAAGAATGTAAATTCCCATTTCGTCAGGGTGGCAGGCTTCACCATCACTGCATCACGGTCCTGTCGTCACAACCATGGTGAGTCCTTTTCCTCCCCTCAGCCTATCCGGATCAACTGTTTTGATTACACAAACAATCTAGTGTGTGTAATCACACAGCGTTGCTACACACACTTggatcaaacacacaaaggcaaCTCATCACTTTTAAGTGCTGCCTCGTcatatcttgttttgttcagacacacacactcaaaccacAAACTTCTCCAcgccactctcacacacagtgcagGTATTACGTCACAGGCCTTGGTGGGACTGTTCCTCATGGATGTGTGAGCGTGAATGAACCGAAACTGTTATTTTCCATCACACAGTGTAGTAGTAGCTGAGTGACACTAATGCAGTGTGTAATAGCGGTGTCTAGTCATACCTGATTACATGTTGCTGTAATAAAGGATTTGTGCAAGTGTCGTCAGGAAACATTCCTTAATGAGGTAATGAGTAAATTGGCTTTAATGATTTGCTCATTTTTTGACACGTTTGTGGGTGTTGTGTCACTGTTACAGCTAAATTTGCTTTTAAAGGTGAAAAGCAGAAACTTGCTCTTTGACTTGACTGAGTACAGGTTAAATTGCATGTACAGTGACATCTTCAGAGCGTAACACAGAAGTAAAATCTGTTTCTATTCCTTTTACTTTGTAAACTCAAAACGACGACTGTTATTGTAGGGCTTTGTGTCCGTCATTCTTTAGATATGAGACAGGAAGGGTGGGTGCCAGAAAGGTGGAGCAACATGTATGCAATTGCACTGTACAAGGTGCAACATCTCTGATCCAcccacacattaaaaacacatcactgcaATCGGACCCCTCACGTTTCTGTGACTTGCTCATGAGTGTAGTGATGAGGTGGGTTTGCCATTATGTGCAGTAAGCAGCACAGAAGTAAGCTGATGGTACTTTGCTTTAattaaatgagtgaatgattaaTATATGGAGCTTCTTTTCTACACACTGGCTATTAAATGTTCAGCATTTCTATCAGTTATGGGTGTCTGTTTATGTTGGATCTTCagaaaagttcatttaaaaaatggttTCTGTCCTGTATCAATTCTTTAGAGTTGGCCAAAATGACCTAGACCAGGCAGAGATCTTAAATTGAGAAATGGAAGACTGACTTATCCACTTTGTAATCCAGTTGACTTGTCGCTGTTTCATCATGTCTGCTTCTCACAGGTGCTCTCTCACTCATAATTTTGATCGGGACCGAAAGTGGGGCTACTGTGCACCAGAGAAAAGTCAACCAAATGGTCAGTTCACTGAACACGCGTAGTAATTATCACGAGAATTTCCTCTAATTGTTTCCTTTTCTCGCGTATTTCAGTTTCTGACCACACACCTCGCAGAATTACAGACCCTTGTCAAGTGAATCCGTGTCAGAATGGAGGTGTCTGCAAGTTGATTCCACACATGCGCACATTTGAGTGCTCGTGTCCTGATGGCTTCTCTGGAAGACTGTGTGATCAAAGTAGGTTCATTGTCTTTTTGTAGTGTTAGCACTGTAACATTAAGATTGTTAACAGCATTAGGAAAGGAACTAATAAGTTTcaccttattttttatttactttactttcttaGGACATGACAGGGGTAGCAGTTTGGCAAAATAGCTTCAACACAAAGGCCACTTAGTAGGCCACATCATTACCACATTATGATATTCATCAAGAACTAGAGTGTGATCATCTGTTTCACTTATTGCCATTAATTCAACTGAACTGTGAAATCTTTGCtgttttgaaatttaaaatatttgctAATTTTATGAGATGCTTAAAATACCTGAAATGTTTGTATGATtctgaaagtgtgttttcatggtcaTAGAGGAAGATAATCTATTTCACACTGTATGCCTCTGGCTAAACAAATTTCACCTTTTTAGTTCAGGGAAAGCAAAGTAaaatgggaaaagaaaaaatcagtTATGAGTCATATGCATTTTACCTTGCAtttgaaatgattcaaattgctgacatgaaaacacagtatCCACATCCACTCTGAATGTGCCTGGCAAAACTCAGCCATCAGAGTGTTTGCTCTGTGCGCTCCACTGAGCTCTTCAATCTCCTCTCACATTTCATTCTATTACCTTTTATGTTTTGTGTCGGCCCGTCAGAGAGGGGCTATGAAACCGCACACCTGCGCTATTATGACATTGGAGAATCTTGGGGACGAATTCATCTCCGCAATGTGGAACAGTGCACATGTGTGGCAGGGGAAATCAAGTGTGAAAGAGTCCGATACACAAGTAAGACGCCAGCTTTTGTTCATTGGCTCCAACTGTCTGTTGCTGCTCTCTggcctgcttttgtttttgtgatgcaCTTTGACAAGCCGTTCAGCTAAGAACAACAAGCTTTTCTGTATTTTACACATCATGTATGAGCTGTttccaaaaatgaaacaagGTGGAAAGCACAACTGAAAGAAACTTATCTAAAATGGTACCATGTCTCCTCCCCAGTCTGGCAAAATGTCTCCTGTCCTGAGAATATATGAATGATGGGTCCTTCACTTTCTTTGATCATAGTTTCTAGAGGAATGCCATGCCatgaaagaaaagcagattATATGACTCACTCTGACTCAGGAACGGTGTTCAAGAACACGCCCAATGGGTCTGTAAGGTGCTTTCATCTTTTAAAGATTCACTGGCAAAGCACTGAGGTGATTCCATGCTCCCTGAgccaaaactgttttttttgtcatggacTAAACTTATAGTGGTCAtggaaaaatactttttatagCCAAATGCCCCTGAATATATGTTGACTTCCTGtccaacattttgttttgcactGTTTAAATCTACCCGTCAGttttaaactaaacatttttaaatgcaatGCATTCACTTCCCAAAACACTTCAGAGGCCCTTGGTCTTCAATGGATCCAATGCAGATGTACACATTTTAGGGAGACATTTGGAACAAAAATGTAGATTGTGCAGTGCATATGTTGAAGTGCACAGGAATTGTGAGATTTCTTTTTACTTAAACCCTCAGTTATTTTTTTGGTCACTTTTGAGAGGAGCGCAAAAAGTGGTAGAAACAACACTGATGTGTAATCTGTAATTTTAGAGTTGGAATGCTGTAAAGATGAATTTGTCTGTCATGACACACAATCATCAAATTCATCTTTTAACTTTATTCTTGTGGAGGAAATATGTAGTTCTTAAGCTGTTGCATATTTATCTTTTCActaaaattgtgattttttttgacatCCAAATGCATGGTTGAGTATAtgaagtataattattttactcCAACTAAATCATAcattaagtgattttttttttctttttgggaaaATCATGTTTATAGGTGTCTTACCGTGCTTTTtaatgtgtgcagtgtgtcGTAAAAACCCTTGTTTCAATGATGGAGTGTGTCGACTAATCACATCCACCAACAAGGAGGTGTGTAACTGCAGGCATGGCTTTGGCGGCTCAGACTGTAGTGTTGGTGAGTAAAATCAAGATTATgattcaaaatgggagttcagatttttatttgtgacGTCATGACCGGTTGCCACTTGGTATAAACACGGCTTATAAGGCTGAAAAACAATTGAAACATGATTCCAATTTTCCAATAGCTGCGCAGTCTGCGTCATCAGTGTGGATCTAATGTGTATTTATGAGGTAGTGGAATAACATTGATTCTCTCATTGTTCGTACAATACATGTGTGTTCTTGCACGTGGGTGagaaaatacttttattaaCCACATCAGGTGAAGACACGAGCAGGCTGCTAAACTCATAATCTGTTAATGCACACAGTGAAGTCGGTTTCTTTGGGATTTGTTCTGACTGATTCCAATGTGATTATAAAAGATCTGTCATGACattactctgtgtgtttgtgtgcgcatgcaGAGCCAGAGGCAGAGTGCTATAACGGCAGGGGGAAGGGTTACAGAGGACTGGGGAACACCACGGTGTCTGGCACCCGGTGTCTGTCGTGGAACTCGGACCTGCTTCATGATGAGCTCCATGTTGGCACGGTGGTTGCATCGCCCCTCAGGGGACTTGGCGAGCATGCttactgcaggtgtgtgtgtgtgtgtgtgtgtgatcatgtaATTGAAGGATGCATATAATCCCAGCATTAAATTAATTGTCTTATCTGCCAAACTAGattcttttacctttttttaaagctgaaatatcCAGCTTTACCCCAGTGCTAATAAAGCCCCTTTAGCCAACACTTAACTGACATAAGCATGAGCCCTCAAATGAAAGCTACTTGGTGCCAACTGGCAACTATGAAAGTGAATCCAGCCTGTGTATgatgaacaataaaaaaaaaatacaaaataataaatttcTTACTGCTTTAAGTTGTTGATGTGACATGGAGCATGCCAACAGCAAACCGTATGAGTGCCGCTGAATGGCTTACATACACATTTCCTGTACTTTAACTCACAGCTTTAATTTTCACcccattttaatttaacttcaCTTAAATACAATTGTTTAATTATTGATGTATTGATTGAGATTTCAACTTAACTCTGACCAATGGAGCTCCTGTAAACATTGCATTGAATTTTATTGAAGTGAACTGATGTACAGAGATCTTCcactttgtgtgtgcatgcgcagAAACCCAGATGGGGACAAGATGCCGTGGTGCTACACACTCGCTGACGATGCCATCTCCTGGGAATACTGTGACATCCCCTCCTGTGTGATGCCTGTGTGTGAGTACAGAgggcgtgtatgtgtgtgtttgttagccATTTACTTGGTCGGCTTGATTTTTGCCTTCATGTGCTTAAGGTCTGCTTCCTTATGTACTTATTTAAGGATGGTATCTTAAGCTCTCCCTTCTTTGAATAttcatgtcattattttaaaatatgaaaagtgaaataattCATGAAGGCTGCTTGCTGCATAATTTGTCCTCTTTGCCTTGCCCTGTCCTTGATTAAATAAGTCGGTAACACTTTCAAAACATCTctcaaataaaaagagaagagtGAGAAGAATAGAGCTAATCTCTGCTGAGTCACGCTGCTCTGAAAAGCTGAATTCAGCTGACTTGACAGAGCTTTTCTTAAAATGTGGGCTAGATGAGAGGACAAAGCATGAATCACTGTAAATCAATGCGTCATGTTAGGTGAAGCCAAATGTTTATGAGGTGGGGTTTGTCAGGATGTAAGGTTTATGAACAGAATCTTGTTCCCTCTGCTTTGCCCTTCTCAATATTTTATGTGCAGCTTGAAGTATCTCTGTAACAGAACAGCTTGTTTGCTTCTTGCAGGGGGGAATCAGCCAGCATCAAAAATATTCAGAAGAGGTATTTTCTGTAGGAAGAGTGCAAGCAAATTATAGTATTCTTGCTAATTTTAGTGACGTTTGCTTGCTTTGTTGTAGTTTTTGGTAGGATGtacgtgtatgtatgtgtgtactgtatattaaagtTCTTGTTCCATGATGCAGCTTCTTCTCGAAGGATTATCCCCTTTAAAAAGCCTAACGCTACCAAGAAGcctgtgtgtggaaaaaagcacaaaaagagGTTGTCGATAGCAAGGGGGCGGATATTGGGTGGAACTTCATCGTTGCCGGGTACTCACCCCTGGATGGCAGCGATTTACATTGGAAAATCTGACTTCTGTGCTGGTACACTGATATCCTCGTGTTGGGTCATCTCTGCGGCGCACTGCTTCTTCCGCAAGTGAGTCCACCAACagttgatgttttatttttgttgaaggTGAACCATATCATTTTTTGCCACAAAGTCCCTGAAAGATAAACATTTCGAgcccatgtaaaaaaaaaaaacaaaaaaaacccacatgggAACGTTAATCTTTCTCGTGTTTTGACAAAAGATCATGTTGTACAATATTAAGTGTAATAGATCGGTTTCATTGACAATGTACCTGTGGCATTTCAAAGTATCTTATgcaatgtgaaataaaatagtaaaaccGATGTTGGGGCATAACAGGATGAAATGTCAATAGATGATTTACAGAAATCCAGCCACCAGTTGTTGGATATAAATTGGCTCTTGTGAACAGTGTTAGACAGACATCCAGGATTTATCAAGATTTCTTCTTGCAGCCCACTGAAGTCTCAGCTTCGCGTGGTTCTCGGCCAGCAGAGGTTCAACGTAACCGGTCTCAATACCAGGACGTTTGAAGTGGAACAATACATCTTTCCGAAAGAGTTCTCTGTGTTTAATCCCACTCTACATGACATTGGTAATCACTCATTTCACACACGACTCGTGCAAACCAAGGGGCATCTTGCCCATattcagaaacacacaaattTGCTTAAGACCTGAGTCCGCGTGCACAGCTGTGCGTCACTGAACAGCTGTGTTCTACGATGTGTGCGATGTCTACGATGTACGATGTCTACGATGTGTACGATGTCTACGTCACAGCGTTCGCGTATGAAGTCCTAATATCACGATAACACAACTTTAGTTCATCACAACAATCCGTCATGAGCGACTGCTGCTCGATCCCAAATGTTAATTATCAATCTAATGCTTTCTTCAGAAACTATAAAACCTATTTGAAcagcgcgcacgcacacacacgcacacacacgcacatacacacacacacagacaaacacacacacacgtaaacacttcctcccacacacactcttacacacTCAGCCACTAACATGTTGGTTACAGCAGGTCATCTTTAAAGTGTGCActgcagcgccccctggtgcCTGAGACAGCGTCCATGTCCTGACGTCTCTGTGCTTCTCACGCGATCACTGTCAGCCAAGAGCCTGAAGCTGAGACTCAacgatgaatggatgaatgaatgaatgaggatgaggagacaacagagagagaagaacgaCAGTTTACGTTCAGCCAACTCCTCTGTTTGGTTTTGAAGAGAATTCCTCGTGAACCTCGTGACCTCACTCGTGACCTCACTCTCACCCTGAggttaagaaaaagaaaagtattgaGGTCAAGGGTGAAGGTTCAGGAGGTTGTGGAGTCACTGTGAACATGGTCCGGTCAGGTTTTATTTTAGCTTCACTCTGACCAGAAAGTTTCCACTGGATTCAccggaaaaaaacacaaccttt
The nucleotide sequence above comes from Solea senegalensis isolate Sse05_10M linkage group LG3, IFAPA_SoseM_1, whole genome shotgun sequence. Encoded proteins:
- the LOC122766113 gene encoding hepatocyte growth factor activator-like translates to MTLIALLFLPCVFSAHTRMLVPGYEGATDTHRESRKVLTTTDKECKFPFRQGGRLHHHCITVLSSQPWCSLTHNFDRDRKWGYCAPEKSQPNVSDHTPRRITDPCQVNPCQNGGVCKLIPHMRTFECSCPDGFSGRLCDQKRGYETAHLRYYDIGESWGRIHLRNVEQCTCVAGEIKCERVRYTMCRKNPCFNDGVCRLITSTNKEVCNCRHGFGGSDCSVEPEAECYNGRGKGYRGLGNTTVSGTRCLSWNSDLLHDELHVGTVVASPLRGLGEHAYCRNPDGDKMPWCYTLADDAISWEYCDIPSCVMPVSSSRRIIPFKKPNATKKPVCGKKHKKRLSIARGRILGGTSSLPGTHPWMAAIYIGKSDFCAGTLISSCWVISAAHCFFRNPLKSQLRVVLGQQRFNVTGLNTRTFEVEQYIFPKEFSVFNPTLHDIGNHSFHTRLVQTKGHLAHIQKHTNLLKT